A region from the Arachis ipaensis cultivar K30076 chromosome B01, Araip1.1, whole genome shotgun sequence genome encodes:
- the LOC107620509 gene encoding mannosyl-oligosaccharide 1,2-alpha-mannosidase MNS2-like yields the protein MGKKSSSSSYSSASGSSSSSTTLRRRWRFFQPRYYGKRPKRLALLILLCVSVTWIFYDRQSLNRDHQEEILRLQEEVANLRSALEAIHDHMKTSAETESIQKHETETSIHTKSTSAEDDDSICEKRRQKVKDAMLHAWSSYEKYAWGTDELKPISRIGVDSFGGLGATLVDSLDTLYIMGLHSEFQKAREWIEKSLYLKKNVEVSVFETTIRILGGLLSAYDLSGEEVFLEKSKELAERLLPAWDTPSGIPYNRINLEHGRPTNPRWTRGSSILADSGSEQLEFIALSQRTNDPKYQETAEKVIERFRRIFPADGLLPIYINPQTGINPTGSITFGAMGDSFYEYLLKAWILGNKTEAVKYYREMWETSMQGLESLIKRSTPSSFAYITEKLGNTVYDKMDELACFVPGMLALGSSGYDPEEAGKFMSLAEELARTCYNFYQLTPTKLAGENYYFRQGEDMLVGTSWNIQRPETIESLFYLWRLTGNNTYREWAWDIFEAFESNSRIASGYVGLKDVNTGAQDDMMQSFFLAETLKYLYLLFSPPSVISLDEWVFNTEAHPLRIRTRNDVHEEQLNLDQEDKFPSHLLGRKEGRLENK from the exons ATGGGGAAGAAATCGTCGTCATCATCGTATTCATCAGCATCAGGATCGTCATCGTCGTCGACCACATTGCGGCGGAGATGGCGGTTTTTTCAGCCAAGGTACTACGGAAAGAGGCCAAAGAGACTCGCTTTGCTCATTCTCCTCTGCGTCTCTGTCACTTGGATTTTCTATGACCGTCAATCACTCAACAGGGACCATCAG GAGGAAATTTTGAGATTACAAGAAGAGGTTGCCAACTTGCGAAGTGCG CTGGAAGCTATACATGACCATATGAAAACCTCTGCTGAAACTGAaagcatccaaaaacatgaaacaGAAACTAGTATTCACACCAAGAGCACCTCTGCTGAGGACGATGATTCTATTTGTGAAAAACGGAGACAGAAAGTAAAAGATGCTATGCTTCATGCATGGTCATCTTATGAAAAGTATGCATGGGGCACGGATGAACTTAAG CCAATATCAAGGATCGGAGTTGACAGTTTCGGTGGACTTGGTGCAACTTTAGTAGATTCTCTTGACACATTATATATAATGGGTCTTCATTCTGAGTTCCAAAAAGCCAGAGA GTGGATTGAGAAATCTTTATATCTTAAGAAGAATGTTGAAGTGAGCGTGTTTGAGACAACCATAAG AATTCTAGGTGGCCTTCTTAGTGCATACGATCTCTCAGGTGAAGAAGTCTTCCTTGAAAAGTCAAAAGAACTTGCAGAGAGGCTATTACCTGCTTGGGATACACCTTCAGGAATCCCCTATAATAGAATTAACTTGGAACATGGCAGACCAACTAATCCTAGGTGGACACGG GGAAGCAGTATTCTTGCAGATTCTGGTTCAGAGCAGCTTGAATTTATTGCTCTCTCACAAAGAACAAATGACCCTAAGTACCAGGAAACG GCAGAGAAGGTAATTGAACGGTTTCGTAGAATTTTTCCTGCGGATGGGTTGCTTCCCATATATATAAATCCACAAACTGGAATCAACCCAACTGGTTCAATTACATTTGGTGCTATGGGTGACAG CTTCTATGAATATCTACTCAAGGCATGGATTCTTGGAAACAAGACTGAAGCAGTAAAATACTACAG GGAAATGTGGGAGACATCAATGCAAGGTCTTGAAAGCTTGATTAAGAGATCAACACCATCATCTTTTGCATACATAACTGAGAAGCTTGGAAATACTGTCTATGACAAG ATGGATGAATTAGCATGTTTTGTTCCTGGGATGCTTGCTCTGGGATCTTCTGGCTATGACCCTGAAGAAGCAGGCAAGTTCATGTCTCTAGCCGAGGAG CTTGCACGGACGTGTTACAATTTCTACCAGTTAACACCAACTAAGTTAGCTGGGGAGAACTATTACTTCCGCCAGGGAGAG GATATGCTTGTTGGCACTTCATGGAATATCCAAAGACCAGAAACAATTGAGTCACTCTTCTACCTCTGGCGTTTAACTGGAAACAACACATACCGAGAATGGGCTTGGGATATTTTTGAAGCATTCGAATCGAACTCTAGAATAGCTTCAGGATATGTTGGACTCAAAGAT GTGAATACGGGGGCCCAAGATGATATGATGCAGAGCTTCTTCCTCGCCGAAACACTCAAATACCTCTATCTCCTCTTTTCTCCTCCTTCAGTCATCTCTCTTGATGAATGGGTGTTCAACACAGAGGCCCACCCTTTAAGAATTAGAACTAGAAATGATGTTCATGAGGAACAACTGAATTTAGACCAAGAAGATAAATTTCCAAGCCATTTGCTAGGTAGAAAAGAAGGTCGCTTGGAAAACAAGTAA
- the LOC107642822 gene encoding protein SMAX1-LIKE 4 isoform X2, whose product MRSSGLPNCGGLQQTLTAEAASVLKHSLVLARRRGHAQLTPLHVAPTLLSLSPSFKRACLTSHPSSSSSQHLLHYRALELCFNVALNRLPTTPSPFLHSSLQPSLSNALVAALKRAQAHQRRGCVEHHQHHHQHHHQNQNQPLLAVKIELEHLTISILDDPSVSRVMREAGFSSTAIKNNLEDLSNNSSPPSSVFHSYNASARGGGVFSSPCSPSASDNTTNHHLIFSSPPKKPPSLLYPFITTTATAPSSSSKEDDVKAVMDILLRTNHNNNNNNKKKKKNVVIVGDSVSLTESLVGEIIGRFQRSEVPHELKTTQFIRFQQFRSLKHMKRSEVEMKLMELKRKVDDSYNGHGIIIYIGDLKWTVEEEKEEEEGDDGVCGGGGCYSTVVDHVVSEIGKLFSSATTECGETTKKVWLIATATYQTYIRCQMRQPPLEIQWSLQPLLLPSAGLALTLHSSSVMETKLNCCEECASNYEKESQFLRPGHNKTLPLWLQPHTTETNHQKDELTELKRKWNRLCQCLHQTKQEAQDYWSNNNSWNAKSYTFNNNSSSSVSFTDKPTPTHGSNLVSRFRRQNSCTIEFNFSDKRQATTEPVLGSMELLEGKEVIKTTLALGNGGSSSGSETVVVENITDRTLRRAHFCKLLQENLPWHSETVPSIAEALLHSKPAKQGNITLLFLQGNDKVGKTRLALAVKESLFGSEDNKFLHMDMLKRKEASLASHSEMLVQALKSHHQKLVVLIENVDFADAQFRKCISDGFETGKFGNLRIAEENSSSQVVFILTSGGFTSNNEEKNQDFVMSFMLQVSETKPNNLEPPIFGHKRRAELDLFSKIKSPRIEENNEDTSLVHEQCSSRKKDLSRNSSFNTLDLNMKADEDDDDKTGESSPISSDLTLETAADPLNPNGFLDSIQNKFELNTSPAREREKSEMFLTKIKGCFEDACGKQNLMNFSIDERVIEEICNRCGYFTNSQFEKWLKEIFQRSLLERVKYGGGEEKGILFRLCWSGNGKGDNRKLDRNEGFMGSSLPKCVQVNYLMR is encoded by the exons ATGCGCTCATCAGGACTACCAAACTGCGGCGGTTTGCAGCAGACTCTTACGGCGGAGGCTGCTTCTGTTCTCAAACACTCTCTTGTCTTGGCTCGCCGGAGAGGCCATGCTCAGCTCACTCCTCTCCACGTGGCACCCActctcctctccctctctccctcctTCAAACGAGCCTGCCTCACTTCTCAcccttcatcttcttcctctcaaCACCTTCTCCATTACAGAGCCCTCGAGCTTTGCTTCAATGTCGCCCTCAACAGGCTCCCCACCACTCCCTCTCCATTTCTTCACTCTTCTCTTCAGCCTTCTCTCTCCAACGCCCTCGTTGCCGCTCTCAAGCGAGCTCAGGCTCACCAGCGCAGAGGCTGCGTCGAGCaccaccagcaccaccaccagcaccaccaccaGAACCAGAACCAACCTCTTCTGGCCGTTAAGATCGAGCTTGAACACCTTACCATATCCATCCTCGATGATCCTAGCGTCAGCCGCGTCATGAGAGAAGCTGGCTTCTCCAGCACCGCCATTAAGAACAACTTGGAAGACTTGTCTAATAACTCTTCTCCACCTTCTTCTGTTTTCCATTCTTACAACGCTTCCGCTCGCGGTGGTGGTGTTTTTTCTTCTCCTTGCTCCCCTTCTGCTTCTGATAACACCACCAACCACcaccttatcttttcttctccgccTAAGAAACCACCGTCCTTGCTGTATCCCTTCATCACCACCACCGCTACTGCACCATCATCTTCTTCTAAGGAGGATGATGTCAAAGCGGTTATGGATATTCTTCTAAGGactaatcataacaataataataataataagaagaagaagaagaacgttgTCATAGTTGGTGACTCCGTTTCGTTGACGGAATCTCTTGTCGGAGAGATCATTGGAAGGTTTCAGAGGTCAGAGGTGCCTCATGAGTTGAAGACAACACAGTTCATCAGATTCCAACAATTCAGATCATTGAAGCACATGAAGAGAAGCGAAGTTGAGATGAAACTCATGGAACTCAAGAGGAAGGTGGATGATTCTTATAATGGCCATGGCATCATTATCTACATTGGAGACCTGAAGTGGACAgtggaggaagaaaaagaagaagaagaaggggacgACGGAGTTTGTGGCGGCGGCGGTTGTTATAGCACAGTAGTGGATCATGTTGTTTCGGAAATAGGCAAGTTGTTCTCTTCTGCAACAACTGAATGTGGGGAAACAACAAAAAAAGTGTGGCTAATTGCAACAGCAACATATCAGACATACATCAGGTGTCAAATGAGACAACCCCCTCTTGAGATTCAATGGTCTCTTCagcctcttcttcttccttcagcTGGACTTGCCTTGACTCTCCATTCTTCCAG TGTAATGGAAACAAAGCTCAATTGCTGTGAAGAATGTGCCTCAAATTATGAAAAGGAATCTCAATTTCTCAGACCAGGTCACAACAAAACGTTACCTTTATGGCTTCAGCCTCATACCACCGAAACAAATCATCAGAAG GATGAATTAACCGAGTTGAAAAGAAAATGGAATAGGCTATGCCAGTGTCTTCACCAAACCAAACAAGAAGCTCAGGATTATTGGAGCAACAACAATAGTTGGAATGCAAAGTCCTACACTTTTAACAATAATTCATCAAGTTCTGTGTCTTTTACAGATAAACCAACACCAACACATGGTTCCAATCTTGTATCTAGATTCAGGCGTCAAAATTCATGCACCATTGAGTTCAATTTCAGCGATAAAAGGCAAGCAACAACAGAACCAGTCTTAGGTTCCATGGAGTTATTGGAAGGTAAAGAAGTAATAAAGACTACTCTTGCTCTTGGGAATGGTGGTTCTAGTTCAGGTAGTGAAACGGTGGTGGTGGAAAATATAACCGATAGAACACTGCGAAGAGCTCATTTTTGTAAACTGTTGCAGGAGAATTTGCCATGGCACTCTGAGACTGTTCCTTCCATAGCAGAGGCCTTGCTTCATTCCAAACCCGCAAAACAAGGTAACATCACTTTGTTGTTCTTGCAAGGAAATGACAAAGTTGGCAAAACAAGGTTGGCACTTGCTGTTAAAGAATCACTTTTTGGCTCAGAAGATAACAAGTTTCTTCACATGGACATGCTGAAGAGGAAAGAGGCTTCCTTGGCTTCACATTCTGAGATGCTGGTTCAAGCATTGAAATCCCATCATCAAAAACTTGTGGTGCTGATTGAAAATGTTGATTTTGCTGATGCCCAGTTCAGGAAATGCATCTCTGATGGATTTGAAACGGGAAAGTTTGGAAATTTAAGAATAGCTGAAGAGAATTCATCAAGCCAAGTAGTGTTCATACTGACAAGTGGTGGATTCACAAGCAATAATGAAGAGAAAAATCAGGACTTTGTGATGAGTTTTATGTTGCAGGTCAGTGAAACCAAGCCTAATAACTTGGAGCCACCAATTTTTGGCCACAAGCGCAGGGCTGAGCTGGATTTGTTTTCCAAGATCAAGAGCCCAAGAATTGAAGAGAATAATGAAGATACATCCTTGGTTCATGAACAATGTAGTAGCAGAAAAAAGGACTTATCAAGAAACTCAAGCTTTAACACCCTTGATCTCAACATGAAagctgatgaagatgatgatgacaaaacAGGAGAGAGTAGCCCAATTTCAAGTGATTTGACTCTTGAAACTGCGGCTGATCCACTGAACCCAAATGGATTTCTTGATTCCATTCAGAACAAGTTTGAACTCAACACAAGTCCAGCTAGGGAGAGGGAAAAGTCAGAGATGTTCTTAACTAAGATCAAAGGGTGTTTTGAGGATGCTTGTGGGAAGCAGAATCTGATGAATTTTAGTATAGATGAGAGGGTAATTGAGGAAATTTGTAATAGGTGTGGTTATTTTACTAACAGCCAATTTGAGAAATGGCTGAAAGAAATTTTTCAAAGAAGCTTATTAGAAAGAGTTAAGTATGGAGGGGGGGAAGAGAAGGGTATACTTTTTAGACTTTGTTGGAGTGGTAATGGTAAAGGAGATAATAGAAAATTGGataggaatgaggggtttatggGTTCATCTCTGCCAAAGTGTGTTCAAGTTAATTACTTGATGAGGTGA
- the LOC107642822 gene encoding protein SMAX1-LIKE 4 isoform X1, with product MRSSGLPNCGGLQQTLTAEAASVLKHSLVLARRRGHAQLTPLHVAPTLLSLSPSFKRACLTSHPSSSSSQHLLHYRALELCFNVALNRLPTTPSPFLHSSLQPSLSNALVAALKRAQAHQRRGCVEHHQHHHQHHHQNQNQPLLAVKIELEHLTISILDDPSVSRVMREAGFSSTAIKNNLEDLSNNSSPPSSVFHSYNASARGGGVFSSPCSPSASDNTTNHHLIFSSPPKKPPSLLYPFITTTATAPSSSSKEDDVKAVMDILLRTNHNNNNNNKKKKKNVVIVGDSVSLTESLVGEIIGRFQRSEVPHELKTTQFIRFQQFRSLKHMKRSEVEMKLMELKRKVDDSYNGHGIIIYIGDLKWTVEEEKEEEEGDDGVCGGGGCYSTVVDHVVSEIGKLFSSATTECGETTKKVWLIATATYQTYIRCQMRQPPLEIQWSLQPLLLPSAGLALTLHSSSSVMETKLNCCEECASNYEKESQFLRPGHNKTLPLWLQPHTTETNHQKDELTELKRKWNRLCQCLHQTKQEAQDYWSNNNSWNAKSYTFNNNSSSSVSFTDKPTPTHGSNLVSRFRRQNSCTIEFNFSDKRQATTEPVLGSMELLEGKEVIKTTLALGNGGSSSGSETVVVENITDRTLRRAHFCKLLQENLPWHSETVPSIAEALLHSKPAKQGNITLLFLQGNDKVGKTRLALAVKESLFGSEDNKFLHMDMLKRKEASLASHSEMLVQALKSHHQKLVVLIENVDFADAQFRKCISDGFETGKFGNLRIAEENSSSQVVFILTSGGFTSNNEEKNQDFVMSFMLQVSETKPNNLEPPIFGHKRRAELDLFSKIKSPRIEENNEDTSLVHEQCSSRKKDLSRNSSFNTLDLNMKADEDDDDKTGESSPISSDLTLETAADPLNPNGFLDSIQNKFELNTSPAREREKSEMFLTKIKGCFEDACGKQNLMNFSIDERVIEEICNRCGYFTNSQFEKWLKEIFQRSLLERVKYGGGEEKGILFRLCWSGNGKGDNRKLDRNEGFMGSSLPKCVQVNYLMR from the exons ATGCGCTCATCAGGACTACCAAACTGCGGCGGTTTGCAGCAGACTCTTACGGCGGAGGCTGCTTCTGTTCTCAAACACTCTCTTGTCTTGGCTCGCCGGAGAGGCCATGCTCAGCTCACTCCTCTCCACGTGGCACCCActctcctctccctctctccctcctTCAAACGAGCCTGCCTCACTTCTCAcccttcatcttcttcctctcaaCACCTTCTCCATTACAGAGCCCTCGAGCTTTGCTTCAATGTCGCCCTCAACAGGCTCCCCACCACTCCCTCTCCATTTCTTCACTCTTCTCTTCAGCCTTCTCTCTCCAACGCCCTCGTTGCCGCTCTCAAGCGAGCTCAGGCTCACCAGCGCAGAGGCTGCGTCGAGCaccaccagcaccaccaccagcaccaccaccaGAACCAGAACCAACCTCTTCTGGCCGTTAAGATCGAGCTTGAACACCTTACCATATCCATCCTCGATGATCCTAGCGTCAGCCGCGTCATGAGAGAAGCTGGCTTCTCCAGCACCGCCATTAAGAACAACTTGGAAGACTTGTCTAATAACTCTTCTCCACCTTCTTCTGTTTTCCATTCTTACAACGCTTCCGCTCGCGGTGGTGGTGTTTTTTCTTCTCCTTGCTCCCCTTCTGCTTCTGATAACACCACCAACCACcaccttatcttttcttctccgccTAAGAAACCACCGTCCTTGCTGTATCCCTTCATCACCACCACCGCTACTGCACCATCATCTTCTTCTAAGGAGGATGATGTCAAAGCGGTTATGGATATTCTTCTAAGGactaatcataacaataataataataataagaagaagaagaagaacgttgTCATAGTTGGTGACTCCGTTTCGTTGACGGAATCTCTTGTCGGAGAGATCATTGGAAGGTTTCAGAGGTCAGAGGTGCCTCATGAGTTGAAGACAACACAGTTCATCAGATTCCAACAATTCAGATCATTGAAGCACATGAAGAGAAGCGAAGTTGAGATGAAACTCATGGAACTCAAGAGGAAGGTGGATGATTCTTATAATGGCCATGGCATCATTATCTACATTGGAGACCTGAAGTGGACAgtggaggaagaaaaagaagaagaagaaggggacgACGGAGTTTGTGGCGGCGGCGGTTGTTATAGCACAGTAGTGGATCATGTTGTTTCGGAAATAGGCAAGTTGTTCTCTTCTGCAACAACTGAATGTGGGGAAACAACAAAAAAAGTGTGGCTAATTGCAACAGCAACATATCAGACATACATCAGGTGTCAAATGAGACAACCCCCTCTTGAGATTCAATGGTCTCTTCagcctcttcttcttccttcagcTGGACTTGCCTTGACTCTCCATTCTTCCAG TAGTGTAATGGAAACAAAGCTCAATTGCTGTGAAGAATGTGCCTCAAATTATGAAAAGGAATCTCAATTTCTCAGACCAGGTCACAACAAAACGTTACCTTTATGGCTTCAGCCTCATACCACCGAAACAAATCATCAGAAG GATGAATTAACCGAGTTGAAAAGAAAATGGAATAGGCTATGCCAGTGTCTTCACCAAACCAAACAAGAAGCTCAGGATTATTGGAGCAACAACAATAGTTGGAATGCAAAGTCCTACACTTTTAACAATAATTCATCAAGTTCTGTGTCTTTTACAGATAAACCAACACCAACACATGGTTCCAATCTTGTATCTAGATTCAGGCGTCAAAATTCATGCACCATTGAGTTCAATTTCAGCGATAAAAGGCAAGCAACAACAGAACCAGTCTTAGGTTCCATGGAGTTATTGGAAGGTAAAGAAGTAATAAAGACTACTCTTGCTCTTGGGAATGGTGGTTCTAGTTCAGGTAGTGAAACGGTGGTGGTGGAAAATATAACCGATAGAACACTGCGAAGAGCTCATTTTTGTAAACTGTTGCAGGAGAATTTGCCATGGCACTCTGAGACTGTTCCTTCCATAGCAGAGGCCTTGCTTCATTCCAAACCCGCAAAACAAGGTAACATCACTTTGTTGTTCTTGCAAGGAAATGACAAAGTTGGCAAAACAAGGTTGGCACTTGCTGTTAAAGAATCACTTTTTGGCTCAGAAGATAACAAGTTTCTTCACATGGACATGCTGAAGAGGAAAGAGGCTTCCTTGGCTTCACATTCTGAGATGCTGGTTCAAGCATTGAAATCCCATCATCAAAAACTTGTGGTGCTGATTGAAAATGTTGATTTTGCTGATGCCCAGTTCAGGAAATGCATCTCTGATGGATTTGAAACGGGAAAGTTTGGAAATTTAAGAATAGCTGAAGAGAATTCATCAAGCCAAGTAGTGTTCATACTGACAAGTGGTGGATTCACAAGCAATAATGAAGAGAAAAATCAGGACTTTGTGATGAGTTTTATGTTGCAGGTCAGTGAAACCAAGCCTAATAACTTGGAGCCACCAATTTTTGGCCACAAGCGCAGGGCTGAGCTGGATTTGTTTTCCAAGATCAAGAGCCCAAGAATTGAAGAGAATAATGAAGATACATCCTTGGTTCATGAACAATGTAGTAGCAGAAAAAAGGACTTATCAAGAAACTCAAGCTTTAACACCCTTGATCTCAACATGAAagctgatgaagatgatgatgacaaaacAGGAGAGAGTAGCCCAATTTCAAGTGATTTGACTCTTGAAACTGCGGCTGATCCACTGAACCCAAATGGATTTCTTGATTCCATTCAGAACAAGTTTGAACTCAACACAAGTCCAGCTAGGGAGAGGGAAAAGTCAGAGATGTTCTTAACTAAGATCAAAGGGTGTTTTGAGGATGCTTGTGGGAAGCAGAATCTGATGAATTTTAGTATAGATGAGAGGGTAATTGAGGAAATTTGTAATAGGTGTGGTTATTTTACTAACAGCCAATTTGAGAAATGGCTGAAAGAAATTTTTCAAAGAAGCTTATTAGAAAGAGTTAAGTATGGAGGGGGGGAAGAGAAGGGTATACTTTTTAGACTTTGTTGGAGTGGTAATGGTAAAGGAGATAATAGAAAATTGGataggaatgaggggtttatggGTTCATCTCTGCCAAAGTGTGTTCAAGTTAATTACTTGATGAGGTGA
- the LOC107642822 gene encoding protein SMAX1-LIKE 4 isoform X3: protein MRSSGLPNCGGLQQTLTAEAASVLKHSLVLARRRGHAQLTPLHVAPTLLSLSPSFKRACLTSHPSSSSSQHLLHYRALELCFNVALNRLPTTPSPFLHSSLQPSLSNALVAALKRAQAHQRRGCVEHHQHHHQHHHQNQNQPLLAVKIELEHLTISILDDPSVSRVMREAGFSSTAIKNNLEDLSNNSSPPSSVFHSYNASARGGGVFSSPCSPSASDNTTNHHLIFSSPPKKPPSLLYPFITTTATAPSSSSKEDDVKAVMDILLRTNHNNNNNNKKKKKNVVIVGDSVSLTESLVGEIIGRFQRSEVPHELKTTQFIRFQQFRSLKHMKRSEVEMKLMELKRKVDDSYNGHGIIIYIGDLKWTVEEEKEEEEGDDGVCGGGGCYSTVVDHVVSEIGKLFSSATTECGETTKKVWLIATATYQTYIRCQMRQPPLEIQWSLQPLLLPSAGLALTLHSSSSVMETKLNCCEECASNYEKESQFLRPGHNKTLPLWLQPHTTETNHQKDELTELKRKWNRLCQCLHQTKQEAQDYWSNNNSWNAKSYTFNNNSSSSVSFTDKPTPTHGSNLVSRFRRQNSCTIEFNFSDKRQATTEPVLGSMELLEGKEVIKTTLALGNGGSSSGSETVVVENITDRTLRRAHFCKLLQENLPWHSETVPSIAEALLHSKPAKQGNITLLFLQGNDKVGKTRLALAVKESLFGSEDNKFLHMDMLKRKEASLASHSEMLVQALKSHHQKLVVLIENVDFADAQFRKCISDGFETGKFGNLRIAEENSSSQVVFILTSGGFTSNNEEKNQDFVMSFMLQVSETKPNNLEPPIFGHKRRAELDLFSKIKSPRIEENNEDTSLVHEQCSSRKKDLSRNSSFNTLDLNMKADEDDDDKTGESSPISSDLTLETAADPLNPNGFLDSIQNKFELNTSPAREREKSEMFLTKIKGCFEDACGKQNLMNFSIDERKKVCRRVRATHQN from the exons ATGCGCTCATCAGGACTACCAAACTGCGGCGGTTTGCAGCAGACTCTTACGGCGGAGGCTGCTTCTGTTCTCAAACACTCTCTTGTCTTGGCTCGCCGGAGAGGCCATGCTCAGCTCACTCCTCTCCACGTGGCACCCActctcctctccctctctccctcctTCAAACGAGCCTGCCTCACTTCTCAcccttcatcttcttcctctcaaCACCTTCTCCATTACAGAGCCCTCGAGCTTTGCTTCAATGTCGCCCTCAACAGGCTCCCCACCACTCCCTCTCCATTTCTTCACTCTTCTCTTCAGCCTTCTCTCTCCAACGCCCTCGTTGCCGCTCTCAAGCGAGCTCAGGCTCACCAGCGCAGAGGCTGCGTCGAGCaccaccagcaccaccaccagcaccaccaccaGAACCAGAACCAACCTCTTCTGGCCGTTAAGATCGAGCTTGAACACCTTACCATATCCATCCTCGATGATCCTAGCGTCAGCCGCGTCATGAGAGAAGCTGGCTTCTCCAGCACCGCCATTAAGAACAACTTGGAAGACTTGTCTAATAACTCTTCTCCACCTTCTTCTGTTTTCCATTCTTACAACGCTTCCGCTCGCGGTGGTGGTGTTTTTTCTTCTCCTTGCTCCCCTTCTGCTTCTGATAACACCACCAACCACcaccttatcttttcttctccgccTAAGAAACCACCGTCCTTGCTGTATCCCTTCATCACCACCACCGCTACTGCACCATCATCTTCTTCTAAGGAGGATGATGTCAAAGCGGTTATGGATATTCTTCTAAGGactaatcataacaataataataataataagaagaagaagaagaacgttgTCATAGTTGGTGACTCCGTTTCGTTGACGGAATCTCTTGTCGGAGAGATCATTGGAAGGTTTCAGAGGTCAGAGGTGCCTCATGAGTTGAAGACAACACAGTTCATCAGATTCCAACAATTCAGATCATTGAAGCACATGAAGAGAAGCGAAGTTGAGATGAAACTCATGGAACTCAAGAGGAAGGTGGATGATTCTTATAATGGCCATGGCATCATTATCTACATTGGAGACCTGAAGTGGACAgtggaggaagaaaaagaagaagaagaaggggacgACGGAGTTTGTGGCGGCGGCGGTTGTTATAGCACAGTAGTGGATCATGTTGTTTCGGAAATAGGCAAGTTGTTCTCTTCTGCAACAACTGAATGTGGGGAAACAACAAAAAAAGTGTGGCTAATTGCAACAGCAACATATCAGACATACATCAGGTGTCAAATGAGACAACCCCCTCTTGAGATTCAATGGTCTCTTCagcctcttcttcttccttcagcTGGACTTGCCTTGACTCTCCATTCTTCCAG TAGTGTAATGGAAACAAAGCTCAATTGCTGTGAAGAATGTGCCTCAAATTATGAAAAGGAATCTCAATTTCTCAGACCAGGTCACAACAAAACGTTACCTTTATGGCTTCAGCCTCATACCACCGAAACAAATCATCAGAAG GATGAATTAACCGAGTTGAAAAGAAAATGGAATAGGCTATGCCAGTGTCTTCACCAAACCAAACAAGAAGCTCAGGATTATTGGAGCAACAACAATAGTTGGAATGCAAAGTCCTACACTTTTAACAATAATTCATCAAGTTCTGTGTCTTTTACAGATAAACCAACACCAACACATGGTTCCAATCTTGTATCTAGATTCAGGCGTCAAAATTCATGCACCATTGAGTTCAATTTCAGCGATAAAAGGCAAGCAACAACAGAACCAGTCTTAGGTTCCATGGAGTTATTGGAAGGTAAAGAAGTAATAAAGACTACTCTTGCTCTTGGGAATGGTGGTTCTAGTTCAGGTAGTGAAACGGTGGTGGTGGAAAATATAACCGATAGAACACTGCGAAGAGCTCATTTTTGTAAACTGTTGCAGGAGAATTTGCCATGGCACTCTGAGACTGTTCCTTCCATAGCAGAGGCCTTGCTTCATTCCAAACCCGCAAAACAAGGTAACATCACTTTGTTGTTCTTGCAAGGAAATGACAAAGTTGGCAAAACAAGGTTGGCACTTGCTGTTAAAGAATCACTTTTTGGCTCAGAAGATAACAAGTTTCTTCACATGGACATGCTGAAGAGGAAAGAGGCTTCCTTGGCTTCACATTCTGAGATGCTGGTTCAAGCATTGAAATCCCATCATCAAAAACTTGTGGTGCTGATTGAAAATGTTGATTTTGCTGATGCCCAGTTCAGGAAATGCATCTCTGATGGATTTGAAACGGGAAAGTTTGGAAATTTAAGAATAGCTGAAGAGAATTCATCAAGCCAAGTAGTGTTCATACTGACAAGTGGTGGATTCACAAGCAATAATGAAGAGAAAAATCAGGACTTTGTGATGAGTTTTATGTTGCAGGTCAGTGAAACCAAGCCTAATAACTTGGAGCCACCAATTTTTGGCCACAAGCGCAGGGCTGAGCTGGATTTGTTTTCCAAGATCAAGAGCCCAAGAATTGAAGAGAATAATGAAGATACATCCTTGGTTCATGAACAATGTAGTAGCAGAAAAAAGGACTTATCAAGAAACTCAAGCTTTAACACCCTTGATCTCAACATGAAagctgatgaagatgatgatgacaaaacAGGAGAGAGTAGCCCAATTTCAAGTGATTTGACTCTTGAAACTGCGGCTGATCCACTGAACCCAAATGGATTTCTTGATTCCATTCAGAACAAGTTTGAACTCAACACAAGTCCAGCTAGGGAGAGGGAAAAGTCAGAGATGTTCTTAACTAAGATCAAAGGGTGTTTTGAGGATGCTTGTGGGAAGCAGAATCTGATGAATTTTAGTATAGATGAGAGG